One region of Flavobacterium sp. GSB-24 genomic DNA includes:
- the secA gene encoding preprotein translocase subunit SecA — protein sequence MSFINSIIKVFVGDKSQKDVKALQPYLNKIKTFETTLMSLSNDELRGRTVYFKDRIKEARAEKDAKIAALKAEVENIEDIDKREDIYDAIDALEKEAYEISEKTLMEILPEAFSVVKETARRFKDNSHIEVTATPRDREFSATKPYITIDGEKAIWANKWNAAGKDITWDMIHYDVQLIGGMVLHEGKVAEMQTGEGKTLVATLPLYLNALTGNGVHLVTVNDYLAKRDSTWKAPLFEFHGLTVDCIDNHQPSTEARKKAYDADITYGTNNEFGFDYLRDNMAHSPSDLVQRKHNYAIVDEVDSVLIDDARTPLIISGPVPQGDRHEFNELKPKIENLVAQQRQLANGFLAEAKKLIREGNTKEGGFLLLRAYRSLPKNKALIKFLSEEGIKQLLQKTENQYMQDNNREMHKVDEALYFVIEEKNNQVELTDNGIKYLSGDTDADFFVLPDIGTEIAAIEKQKLDKDSEAEAKERLFQDFGVKSERIHTLTQLLKAYALFEKDVEYVIMDNKIMIVDEQTGRIMDGRRYSDGLHQAIEAKENVKIEAATQTFATVTLQNYFRMYSKLGGMTGTAVTEAGELWQIYKLDVVEIPTNRPIARHDKEDYIYKTTREKFNAVIEDVTELSNAGRPVLIGTTSVEISELLSRMLKMRGVTHNVLNAKMHKQEAQIVEEAGKAGVVTIATNMAGRGTDIKLSPEVKAAGGLAIVGTERHDSRRVDRQLRGRAGRQGDPGSSQFYVSLEDNLMRLFGSERVAKVMDRMGLKEGEVIQHSMMTKSIERAQKKVEENNFGVRKRLLEYDDVMNSQREVVYKRRRHALFGERLKLDIANMLYDTCELIVSNNKVANDFKGFDFDLIRYFGITSPISEADFLKSSDIEITGKVYKEALAFYTEKTERSAREAFPIIKGVYEEPNNHFERIVVPFTDGIKTLNVVTDLKKAYDSEGAQLIADFEKNITLSIVDEAWKKHLRKMDELKQSVQLAVHEQKDPLLIYKLEAFNLFRSMLDNVNKEVISFLFKGDLPAQNAPEIHEAREIRQKENLQLTKDEIPNSENINREAGETQQRQVTETIVRDMPKINRNDTVTVQEVATGKTETMKFKKAESLLAAGTWVIVNE from the coding sequence TCGACAAAAGAGAAGATATTTATGATGCAATAGATGCTCTTGAAAAAGAAGCCTATGAAATCTCTGAGAAAACTTTAATGGAAATTCTTCCGGAAGCTTTTTCTGTTGTTAAAGAAACTGCTCGTCGTTTTAAAGATAATTCACATATTGAAGTTACTGCAACTCCAAGAGACCGCGAATTTTCAGCAACAAAACCATACATTACTATAGATGGTGAAAAAGCAATTTGGGCTAACAAATGGAATGCAGCTGGAAAAGATATCACTTGGGACATGATTCACTATGACGTTCAGTTAATTGGTGGTATGGTATTGCACGAAGGTAAAGTTGCCGAAATGCAGACAGGTGAAGGTAAAACTTTGGTTGCTACACTTCCACTTTACTTAAATGCTTTAACTGGAAATGGAGTTCACTTAGTAACGGTGAATGACTACTTGGCAAAACGTGATAGTACTTGGAAAGCACCTTTATTCGAATTTCACGGTTTAACTGTTGACTGTATCGATAATCACCAGCCAAGTACAGAAGCTAGAAAAAAAGCTTACGACGCAGATATTACTTATGGAACCAACAACGAATTTGGTTTTGACTACTTAAGAGATAATATGGCGCACTCGCCTAGCGATTTAGTGCAGAGAAAACACAATTACGCAATTGTCGACGAGGTAGATTCTGTATTAATTGATGATGCTAGAACACCGCTTATTATTTCAGGACCAGTTCCGCAAGGAGATCGTCATGAATTTAACGAATTGAAACCAAAAATCGAGAACTTAGTTGCACAACAACGTCAGTTAGCAAATGGTTTCTTAGCAGAAGCTAAAAAATTAATCAGAGAAGGAAATACTAAAGAAGGTGGTTTCTTATTATTAAGAGCTTACAGAAGTTTACCAAAAAATAAAGCATTAATTAAATTTTTAAGTGAAGAAGGAATTAAACAATTACTTCAAAAAACTGAAAATCAATATATGCAGGACAACAATCGCGAAATGCACAAAGTTGACGAAGCTCTGTATTTTGTGATTGAAGAAAAAAACAATCAAGTTGAATTAACAGATAATGGTATTAAATACCTTTCTGGAGATACTGATGCAGATTTCTTCGTTTTACCAGACATCGGAACAGAAATTGCTGCTATTGAAAAACAAAAACTTGATAAAGATTCTGAAGCTGAAGCTAAAGAAAGATTATTCCAAGATTTTGGTGTAAAAAGCGAGCGTATTCATACCCTTACTCAGCTTTTAAAAGCATACGCTTTATTTGAAAAAGATGTAGAATACGTTATCATGGACAACAAAATTATGATTGTCGATGAGCAGACAGGTCGTATTATGGATGGACGTCGTTATTCTGACGGTTTACACCAAGCGATCGAAGCTAAAGAAAATGTGAAAATCGAAGCTGCTACACAAACTTTTGCTACCGTTACATTACAGAATTATTTCAGAATGTACAGCAAATTAGGTGGTATGACGGGTACAGCAGTTACAGAAGCTGGCGAGTTATGGCAGATTTATAAATTGGATGTTGTTGAAATTCCAACCAATCGTCCAATTGCTAGACATGACAAAGAAGATTATATCTACAAAACAACACGTGAGAAATTCAACGCTGTTATTGAAGACGTTACTGAATTATCAAACGCTGGAAGACCAGTTTTGATTGGAACAACTTCTGTAGAGATTTCAGAATTATTAAGCCGAATGCTGAAAATGAGAGGCGTTACTCATAACGTTTTGAATGCTAAAATGCACAAACAAGAGGCACAAATCGTTGAAGAAGCAGGTAAAGCCGGAGTTGTAACTATTGCAACAAACATGGCTGGTCGTGGTACCGATATTAAATTATCTCCAGAAGTAAAAGCTGCCGGAGGTTTAGCAATCGTTGGTACAGAACGTCATGATTCTCGTCGTGTAGACAGACAGTTACGTGGTCGTGCAGGACGTCAGGGAGATCCAGGAAGTTCTCAATTTTATGTTTCTCTTGAAGACAACCTAATGCGTTTATTTGGTTCTGAAAGAGTTGCTAAAGTAATGGACAGAATGGGACTTAAAGAAGGTGAAGTTATTCAGCACTCTATGATGACTAAATCTATCGAACGTGCTCAGAAAAAAGTAGAAGAAAACAACTTTGGTGTTCGTAAACGTTTATTGGAATATGATGACGTTATGAACTCACAGCGTGAAGTAGTTTACAAACGTCGTCGCCACGCTTTATTTGGAGAGCGTTTGAAACTGGATATCGCTAATATGCTTTATGACACTTGCGAATTAATCGTAAGCAATAATAAAGTGGCAAATGATTTCAAAGGATTTGATTTTGATTTAATTCGTTATTTCGGAATTACATCTCCAATTTCAGAAGCAGATTTCTTGAAATCATCTGATATTGAAATCACTGGAAAAGTTTACAAAGAAGCTTTGGCATTCTACACAGAAAAAACTGAAAGAAGCGCTAGAGAAGCTTTCCCAATCATTAAAGGTGTTTATGAAGAACCTAACAATCATTTCGAAAGAATTGTAGTTCCTTTTACAGACGGAATCAAAACTTTGAATGTAGTTACTGATTTGAAAAAAGCGTACGACAGTGAAGGTGCTCAATTAATTGCTGATTTCGAGAAAAACATCACACTTTCTATCGTTGATGAAGCTTGGAAAAAACACTTACGCAAAATGGACGAGTTGAAACAATCTGTTCAATTGGCTGTTCACGAGCAAAAAGATCCATTGCTTATTTATAAATTAGAAGCTTTTAACTTGTTTAGATCAATGTTAGACAACGTTAATAAAGAAGTTATCTCATTCTTATTCAAAGGTGATTTACCTGCTCAAAACGCTCCTGAAATTCATGAAGCAAGAGAAATTCGTCAAAAAGAAAATTTACAATTAACTAAAGACGAAATTCCAAACAGCGAAAATATTAATCGCGAAGCTGGAGAAACACAACAACGTCAAGTTACTGAAACTATCGTGAGAGATATGCCAAAAATCAATCGTAACGATACTGTAACAGTTCAAGAAGTTGCAACTGGTAAAACAGAAACAATGAAATTCAAAAAAGCAGAAAGTCTTTTAGCTGCTGGAACTTGGGTTATTGTAAATGAATAA
- a CDS encoding NAD-dependent deacylase, which produces MKKKLVVLTGAGISAESGIKTFRDSDGLWEGHDVMEVATPEGWYKNQELVLDFYNKRRQQLKEVNPNLGHIILAELEKDFDVYIITQNVDDLHERAGSTKVLHLHGELLKVRSIQNKNLILDWTEDLNTGDFDANGHQLRPHIVWFGEEVPALEEAIDITETADYFAVIGTSLQVYPAAGLISYVPSTTPVFYIDPKPIAIPNIRNKVETIAKFASEGVADLRERLNSF; this is translated from the coding sequence ATGAAAAAGAAACTTGTAGTCTTAACAGGAGCTGGAATAAGCGCAGAAAGCGGCATTAAAACATTTCGCGACAGTGACGGTTTGTGGGAAGGACATGACGTAATGGAAGTTGCAACTCCTGAAGGCTGGTATAAAAATCAGGAATTAGTTTTAGATTTTTACAATAAACGCCGTCAGCAGTTAAAAGAAGTGAATCCAAATTTAGGTCATATTATTCTGGCTGAATTGGAAAAAGATTTTGATGTTTACATTATCACTCAAAATGTTGACGATTTGCATGAACGCGCGGGAAGTACAAAAGTGCTTCATTTACATGGCGAATTGCTAAAAGTGAGAAGCATTCAGAATAAAAATCTAATTCTAGATTGGACCGAAGATTTAAATACAGGAGATTTTGATGCAAACGGACATCAGCTCAGACCTCATATTGTTTGGTTTGGCGAAGAAGTTCCTGCTCTCGAAGAAGCTATTGATATAACTGAAACCGCAGATTATTTTGCCGTAATTGGAACTTCACTACAGGTTTATCCTGCGGCGGGCTTAATTTCTTATGTTCCAAGTACAACTCCAGTTTTTTATATTGATCCAAAGCCAATTGCTATTCCCAATATTCGAAATAAAGTGGAAACGATTGCCAAATTTGCTTCAGAAGGAGTTGCAGATTTAAGAGAGCGATTAAATTCATTTTGA
- the purB gene encoding adenylosuccinate lyase yields the protein MTTLNELNAISPIDGRYRNKTQNLAPFFSEEALIKYRVLVEVEYFIALCEIPLPQLKGIDSGLFDSLRNIYKNFSTEDALWIKETEKVTNHDVKAVEYFIKDAFEKLGLSQHKEFIHFGLTSQDINNTAIPLSTKEAFEQVYMPTLIAVISKLKELSVEWKDIPMLARTHGQPASPTRLGKELLVFVERLEEQMRLLFNIPFAAKFGGATGNFNAHHVAYPQIDWKQFGNKFVETNLGLQHSFPTTQIEHYDHFAAFFDALKRINTIIIDLDRDIWTYVSMDYFKQKIKAGEIGSSAMPHKVNPIDFENSEGNLGIANAIFEHLSAKLPISRLQRDLTDSTVLRNVGVPFGHTIIAFEATLKGLNKLLLNESKFAEDLEKNWAVVAEAIQTILRREAYPNPYEALKGLTRTNEAIDKNAIHNFIATLEVSDAVRAELMQITPSNYTGI from the coding sequence ATGACTACTCTAAACGAACTGAATGCTATATCGCCAATTGACGGAAGATATAGAAATAAAACCCAAAATTTAGCCCCTTTTTTCTCTGAAGAAGCTTTAATAAAATATCGTGTATTAGTTGAAGTAGAATACTTCATTGCTTTATGCGAAATTCCTTTACCACAATTAAAAGGTATTGATTCAGGTTTATTTGACAGCTTAAGAAATATCTACAAAAACTTTTCTACAGAAGATGCACTTTGGATTAAGGAAACAGAGAAAGTAACCAACCACGATGTAAAAGCAGTTGAGTACTTCATAAAAGATGCTTTTGAAAAATTAGGTTTATCTCAACACAAAGAGTTCATTCACTTCGGATTAACATCTCAAGATATTAATAATACTGCTATTCCGCTTTCTACAAAAGAAGCGTTTGAGCAGGTTTATATGCCAACTTTAATTGCCGTAATTTCTAAATTAAAGGAATTAAGCGTTGAATGGAAGGACATTCCGATGCTGGCACGCACACACGGACAACCTGCCTCTCCTACCCGTTTGGGAAAAGAACTTTTGGTTTTTGTAGAACGTTTAGAAGAGCAGATGCGTTTGTTATTTAATATTCCATTTGCTGCTAAATTTGGCGGTGCGACAGGAAACTTCAATGCGCATCATGTGGCTTACCCGCAGATTGACTGGAAACAATTTGGAAATAAATTTGTTGAGACTAATCTTGGTTTGCAGCATTCTTTTCCAACTACGCAAATTGAACATTACGATCATTTTGCTGCTTTCTTTGATGCTTTGAAAAGAATCAACACAATTATCATCGATTTAGACCGCGATATTTGGACGTATGTTTCGATGGATTATTTCAAACAAAAAATCAAAGCTGGAGAAATTGGTTCTTCTGCAATGCCGCACAAAGTAAATCCGATTGATTTTGAAAATTCTGAAGGAAATTTAGGAATCGCAAATGCTATTTTTGAACACTTATCAGCAAAATTACCAATCTCGAGGTTACAGCGTGATTTAACTGACAGTACAGTTTTACGTAATGTCGGAGTTCCGTTTGGACATACAATTATTGCTTTTGAAGCTACTTTAAAAGGCTTAAACAAATTACTTTTAAATGAAAGTAAATTTGCTGAAGATTTAGAGAAAAACTGGGCAGTAGTTGCTGAGGCAATTCAGACAATTTTACGCCGCGAAGCTTACCCAAATCCGTATGAAGCTCTTAAAGGTTTGACTAGAACAAATGAAGCTATTGACAAAAATGCAATTCATAATTTTATTGCTACTTTGGAAGTTTCTGATGCAGTTAGGGCTGAATTAATGCAGATAACACCTAGTAATTACACAGGAATCTAA
- a CDS encoding cation:proton antiporter, translating into MIALNAAAESTHHLQPLISDLGLILMTAGIAVLLFKKMKQPLVLGYLIAGFLAGNHFDFFPSITDMKSVEVWAEIGVIFLLFSLGLEFSFKKLMKVGGTSSITAITQIMFMTLIGYCVGQWMGWGKMDSIFLGATLSISSTTIIIRAFDELGVKGKKFVGIVFGALIVEDIVAILMLVLLSTIAVSDQVSGGELLQSVLKLIFFLIIWFLGGIFIIPTIFKKAKHLMTDEMLLIISLALCLMMVIFAANVGFSPALGAFIMGSIIAETTMAEKIEHLIQPVKDLFGAVFFVSVGMLINPGTLVTYALPVALITLITIFGKAFSSSIGALISGQPLKQSVQTGMSLAQIGEFSFIIATLGMTLKVTSDFLYPIIVAVSAVTTFTTPFLIKYSETFAQFLESKMPKKWVKNINRYSVNAQAIKSVSTWQIVLRSSITQIILHTIIIAAIILLSSRFVAPLVADTRFGNTLAALLTLVIIAPFLWALSLRRVKVEEVEILWEERKYRGALLMLILIRMSLGLFFVGFLLNIFFSPLVAFVALIIAIAAYQIFPKKLNEQYHRIENHFLKNLNDRENKKIDRRYANLMPWDGHMSFFEIKKESNLVGKTLQELKIREQLGINIAYIKRGEVTIPIPTKNERLFPGDEICVIGTDAQIVEFTKFLTQNETEAPGKVEETNIVLRQLEVSQEEFIQKSIGQFRAKTDGMVVGIERNGNRILNPESSLILEKNDILWVVGDKKRMTDLLAVK; encoded by the coding sequence ATGATTGCATTAAATGCCGCGGCCGAAAGTACACATCACCTACAACCTTTAATTAGTGATTTAGGATTAATCCTTATGACTGCTGGAATTGCCGTTTTATTATTTAAAAAAATGAAACAACCTCTAGTTTTAGGATACCTGATTGCAGGATTCTTAGCTGGAAACCATTTTGATTTTTTTCCTTCTATAACCGATATGAAGAGTGTCGAAGTATGGGCAGAAATCGGGGTTATTTTTTTACTTTTTAGTTTAGGACTTGAGTTTAGTTTTAAGAAACTAATGAAAGTTGGCGGAACATCTTCTATCACCGCTATAACCCAGATTATGTTTATGACGCTGATTGGTTACTGTGTTGGCCAGTGGATGGGCTGGGGAAAAATGGACAGTATTTTTCTAGGTGCAACACTTTCGATTTCGTCTACAACTATTATTATCAGGGCTTTTGATGAATTGGGAGTAAAAGGTAAAAAGTTCGTCGGCATTGTATTCGGAGCTTTAATCGTGGAAGATATTGTAGCCATTTTAATGCTTGTTTTATTATCAACCATTGCGGTAAGCGACCAAGTTTCGGGAGGTGAATTATTACAATCGGTTTTAAAATTGATTTTCTTTTTAATTATATGGTTTTTAGGCGGAATTTTTATTATTCCAACTATCTTTAAAAAAGCCAAACATCTTATGACAGACGAAATGCTCTTGATAATTTCATTGGCACTTTGTTTAATGATGGTTATTTTTGCTGCAAATGTTGGTTTTTCTCCAGCTTTAGGCGCATTTATCATGGGTTCTATTATTGCTGAAACTACAATGGCAGAAAAAATCGAACATTTAATTCAGCCCGTAAAAGATTTATTTGGTGCTGTTTTCTTTGTATCTGTAGGAATGTTGATTAATCCGGGAACTTTAGTGACTTACGCCCTTCCTGTGGCTTTAATTACGCTTATAACTATTTTTGGAAAAGCATTTAGTTCTTCTATAGGAGCCTTAATTTCTGGTCAACCTCTTAAACAATCTGTTCAAACGGGAATGAGTCTGGCGCAAATTGGAGAGTTTTCATTTATTATTGCCACGCTTGGTATGACTTTGAAAGTAACAAGCGATTTCTTGTACCCCATTATTGTGGCAGTATCGGCAGTTACAACTTTTACAACTCCATTCTTAATCAAATATTCTGAAACATTTGCTCAATTTTTAGAATCAAAAATGCCCAAAAAATGGGTTAAAAATATCAACCGCTACAGTGTGAATGCACAGGCAATTAAGTCTGTCAGTACTTGGCAGATTGTATTGCGGTCTTCAATCACTCAAATTATTCTTCATACTATAATTATTGCAGCTATTATTTTATTGTCATCTCGATTTGTAGCACCGTTAGTAGCCGATACTAGATTCGGAAATACTTTAGCTGCCTTACTAACATTGGTGATAATTGCGCCGTTTTTATGGGCTCTATCGCTTCGACGCGTTAAAGTGGAAGAAGTAGAAATACTTTGGGAAGAACGAAAATATCGTGGAGCCCTTTTAATGCTGATTTTAATTAGAATGAGCCTTGGATTATTTTTTGTTGGATTTTTATTGAATATTTTCTTCTCTCCTTTAGTAGCATTTGTTGCGCTGATTATCGCTATTGCTGCCTATCAAATTTTCCCTAAAAAACTGAACGAACAATACCATAGAATTGAAAATCACTTTTTGAAAAATCTTAATGACCGCGAAAACAAAAAAATAGACAGAAGATATGCCAATTTAATGCCATGGGACGGTCACATGTCTTTTTTTGAAATTAAAAAAGAATCTAATTTAGTTGGTAAAACGTTACAGGAATTAAAAATTAGGGAACAATTAGGAATTAATATAGCCTATATCAAAAGAGGCGAAGTTACTATACCAATTCCAACAAAAAATGAACGCCTATTTCCTGGAGATGAAATCTGCGTAATTGGAACAGATGCCCAGATTGTTGAATTCACTAAATTTTTAACTCAGAATGAAACTGAGGCACCTGGAAAAGTGGAAGAAACTAATATTGTACTACGTCAGCTCGAAGTTTCTCAGGAAGAATTCATTCAAAAAAGCATCGGGCAATTTAGAGCAAAAACCGACGGGATGGTTGTGGGAATCGAACGAAACGGAAATCGTATCTTAAATCCAGAATCTAGTTTAATCTTAGAGAAAAACGATATTCTCTGGGTGGTTGGTGACAAAAAAAGGATGACTGATTTATTAGCGGTGAAATAG
- a CDS encoding RNA methyltransferase, translating into MIDLDYLAFLENILTDNRKSNFLKVLENRTKHFTVAVEDVFQMHNTSAVMRSCEVFGIQELNVIEQRFGKRIDKEIALGAQKWVDINRFDSVSGCLSDLKSKGYQIIATTPHENDCMLEDFDITKPSALFFGTEKEGLSKEIMDNADGFLKIPMVGFTESLNISVSAAIVIQNLTNRLRRSDIDWKLTEEEILVKRLDWAKNSIKDIKRIEARYYLENPR; encoded by the coding sequence ATGATTGATTTAGATTACCTCGCATTTCTAGAAAATATCTTAACGGATAATAGAAAAAGCAATTTTTTGAAAGTTTTAGAAAACCGTACGAAGCATTTTACAGTTGCGGTAGAAGATGTTTTCCAGATGCATAATACAAGTGCAGTAATGCGAAGCTGCGAAGTTTTTGGAATTCAGGAATTGAACGTAATTGAACAGCGTTTCGGAAAAAGAATTGATAAAGAAATTGCTTTGGGTGCTCAAAAATGGGTAGATATCAATCGGTTTGATTCGGTTTCAGGATGTCTTTCTGATTTAAAAAGCAAAGGTTACCAGATCATTGCTACTACACCTCACGAAAACGACTGCATGCTGGAAGATTTTGATATTACAAAACCAAGTGCTTTATTTTTTGGAACAGAAAAAGAAGGTCTGTCAAAAGAAATAATGGACAATGCCGATGGTTTCTTAAAAATACCAATGGTTGGTTTTACGGAAAGTTTAAATATTTCAGTTTCGGCAGCTATTGTCATTCAAAATTTGACGAATAGATTAAGAAGATCAGATATTGATTGGAAATTGACCGAAGAAGAAATTTTAGTAAAACGTCTGGATTGGGCTAAAAATTCTATTAAAGATATTAAACGAATTGAAGCGCGTTATTATCTGGAAAATCCGAGATAA
- a CDS encoding Rrf2 family transcriptional regulator — protein MISGKFAITIHILTLLHKFPNDFLSSEFIAGSINLNPVLVRKEIANLKAHHVVESKEGKNGGTKLAVNAAELTLKQIFEMTFETIGLGFAKNQPNPDCPVGKNINQHLEALYSEMNQKVSKQLEGISLEDFSNQF, from the coding sequence ATGATTTCAGGTAAATTTGCCATAACGATCCACATTCTTACTTTGCTCCATAAATTCCCAAATGATTTTTTGTCATCGGAATTTATTGCGGGCAGTATTAATTTAAATCCTGTTTTGGTTCGAAAAGAAATTGCCAACTTAAAAGCACATCATGTTGTAGAAAGTAAAGAAGGAAAAAATGGCGGAACAAAATTGGCAGTTAATGCTGCTGAACTGACTTTAAAACAAATATTCGAAATGACCTTTGAGACTATTGGTTTAGGTTTTGCTAAAAATCAGCCGAATCCTGATTGTCCTGTTGGAAAAAACATCAATCAGCATTTGGAAGCTTTGTACAGCGAAATGAATCAAAAAGTCAGCAAACAGCTGGAAGGAATTTCGTTGGAAGATTTTTCGAATCAATTTTAA
- a CDS encoding Crp/Fnr family transcriptional regulator, translated as MQQIRDNLERMVKLSDEDWNIFSSKLIRQEFSKKTAILHTGHVESYLSFIEKGIVRYYIPSENKDLTFTFVFDGEFTSGYDSFITRLPVNYTIETLADTILWRISYNDLQYIYAKTEIGNTIGRLASEVLFLKKSKRELSLLNDSAEQRYLNLFTEQPQLIQKIPQKYLASYIGITPQALSRIRKRIS; from the coding sequence ATGCAGCAAATACGAGACAATTTGGAACGAATGGTAAAACTTTCTGATGAAGACTGGAATATCTTTTCGTCAAAACTTATCCGTCAGGAATTTTCAAAGAAAACTGCAATTCTTCATACTGGCCACGTTGAAAGTTACCTTTCCTTTATAGAAAAAGGAATCGTTAGATATTACATTCCTTCAGAAAATAAAGATCTCACTTTTACTTTTGTATTTGATGGCGAATTTACAAGTGGTTACGACTCCTTTATTACCCGATTACCCGTAAATTATACTATTGAAACTCTTGCAGATACTATATTATGGCGTATCTCTTATAATGATCTTCAGTATATTTATGCCAAAACCGAAATCGGTAATACTATCGGCCGTTTGGCAAGCGAAGTATTATTTCTTAAAAAATCTAAAAGAGAATTGTCGTTACTAAATGATTCTGCAGAACAGCGATACCTTAATTTATTTACAGAGCAACCTCAATTAATTCAAAAAATACCTCAAAAATACCTTGCTTCTTATATTGGTATTACTCCACAAGCTTTAAGCCGAATTAGAAAGCGGATTTCTTAA
- a CDS encoding AEC family transporter has protein sequence MNNFILIFLFLSLGLVLQHVKQFPTHIYKTLNKIVIYFCLPAITLYHIPKIKWSSELLFPIGAGWITYLLAFVFFHFLGRRNGWSNKLIGCLILTAGLSNSSFLGYPIIEALFGKKGLETAVLVDQPGTFVVVSTLGVFTAAFYSKGSPNALGILKKIILFPPFIMFVISCLMNIFQFDLNENIQSLLLKIGSLVTPLALLSVGLQLTFDRKSQHWKFLRLGLFFKLILVPFIIFVLYVFIFNQRSEVIKITLMETAMAPMITGAILASTYGLKPKLSSMMIGFGIPISFVTLAVWYFVLSFI, from the coding sequence ATGAACAACTTTATATTAATATTTCTTTTTCTTTCGCTAGGTTTAGTTTTACAACACGTAAAACAATTTCCTACTCATATCTATAAGACACTTAATAAAATTGTTATTTATTTCTGTCTCCCTGCGATCACCTTATATCACATTCCGAAAATAAAATGGAGCAGTGAACTTTTGTTTCCAATAGGAGCAGGGTGGATTACTTATTTATTAGCCTTTGTGTTTTTTCATTTTTTAGGAAGAAGAAATGGCTGGTCTAATAAATTAATTGGGTGTTTGATTTTAACTGCTGGATTGAGTAATAGCTCTTTTCTTGGTTATCCAATTATTGAAGCTTTATTTGGAAAAAAAGGATTAGAAACGGCAGTGTTGGTCGATCAGCCTGGAACTTTTGTCGTTGTATCGACTCTTGGTGTGTTTACAGCAGCTTTTTATTCTAAAGGAAGCCCAAACGCTTTGGGAATTTTGAAAAAAATAATTCTGTTTCCGCCTTTTATCATGTTTGTTATATCATGTTTGATGAACATTTTCCAATTTGATTTAAATGAAAATATTCAATCACTGTTATTGAAAATAGGCAGTTTAGTAACGCCTTTAGCTTTGCTTTCTGTTGGTCTCCAATTAACTTTTGATCGAAAAAGCCAGCATTGGAAATTCTTGAGACTGGGACTTTTCTTTAAGTTAATTTTAGTTCCTTTCATAATCTTTGTACTATATGTTTTTATTTTTAATCAACGCTCTGAAGTTATAAAAATAACCTTAATGGAAACCGCTATGGCTCCAATGATTACGGGTGCTATTTTAGCTTCAACTTATGGTTTAAAGCCCAAATTAAGCAGTATGATGATTGGTTTCGGAATTCCAATTTCATTTGTAACTCTTGCTGTTTGGTACTTCGTTTTAAGTTTTATTTAG
- a CDS encoding peroxiredoxin: MSTLRLGDIAPDFHAETTQGPINFHEWLGDSWGVLFSHPADFTPVCTTELGTVANYVPEFTKRNTKVIALSVDGLESHKEWIKDINETQNTEVNFPIIADEDKKVANLYDMLHPNASDKFTVRSVFVIGPDKKIKLTLTYPASTGRNFDELLRVIDSLQLTANYSVATPANWKDGEDVVIAPAIPDSDIPTKFPKGHTPIKPYLRLTPQPNK, encoded by the coding sequence ATGTCAACATTAAGATTAGGCGATATAGCTCCAGATTTCCATGCAGAAACCACGCAGGGACCAATTAATTTTCATGAATGGCTGGGAGATTCTTGGGGTGTATTATTTTCGCATCCAGCAGATTTTACTCCTGTTTGTACAACTGAATTAGGAACTGTAGCGAATTATGTTCCTGAATTTACTAAAAGAAATACGAAAGTTATTGCTTTGAGTGTAGATGGTTTGGAGTCGCACAAAGAGTGGATTAAAGATATCAACGAGACTCAAAATACAGAAGTTAATTTCCCTATCATTGCCGATGAAGATAAAAAAGTAGCTAATTTATACGATATGCTTCATCCAAATGCGAGTGATAAATTTACAGTACGTTCTGTTTTTGTTATCGGACCAGACAAAAAAATCAAATTGACTTTAACGTATCCAGCTTCGACAGGAAGAAATTTTGACGAATTGCTTCGTGTTATTGATAGTCTGCAGTTAACAGCAAATTATAGTGTTGCAACACCTGCAAACTGGAAAGATGGCGAAGATGTAGTTATCGCACCTGCAATTCCAGACAGCGACATTCCAACGAAATTCCCAAAAGGACATACACCAATTAAACCTTATCTGCGTTTGACACCACAGCCGAATAAGTAG